The genomic stretch AGAAAATCAATATCACCGAAAACCGCGCGGTACTGCATACTGCTTTGCGCAATCTAGACCACAACCCAATCGTGGTGGATGGCGAAGATGTAATGCCTAAGGTCAATGCCGTTAAAGAACAGATTGGTATTTTCTCTGACAAAGTTCGCTCAGGTGAATGGCAAGGTTACACTGGCAAACCCATTACCGATATCGTGAATATTGGTATTGGTGGCTCTGACCTTGGCCCATTGATGGTCTGTCAGTCGCTTAAAGAATATGGTCACGCCCGCTTGACGATGCACTTTGTGTCAACCGTCGACGGCGATCAAATTGTTTCTACGTTGAAAAAACTCAACCCAGAAACAACGCTATTTATCATTGCGTCAAAAACATTTACCACCCAAGAAACCATCACCAACGCCCGTACCGCGCGTGCTTGGTTCCTCAACACAGCGAACGACGAAAAGCATATTGCTAAACACTTTGTTGCGGTATCAACCAATAGCAAAGCAGTAGCGGAATTTGGCATCGACACGAACAATATGTTCGAATTCTGGGACTGGGTCGGTGGTCGTTATTCACTGTGGTCAGCGATTGGTTTGCCAATCGCGATTTACTTGGGTAAACACAACTACCAAGATTTGCTGCACGGTGCATACACCATGGATCAACACTTCCGTGGCAAACCGCTGGAGCAAAACGTGCCAGTCATTATGGCGATGCTCGGCATTTGGTACGGCAACTTCTTCGGCGCCAATACCCATCTGGTTTCACCATACAACCAATGTATGTCACGCTTCCCTGCTTATTTGCAGCAGCTAGATATGGAATCAAACGGTAAAACCGTTGATTTGCAAGGCAAGCGCGTTGATTACGCAACAGGCCCAGTGGTATGGGGTGACGCTGGCATCAATGGTCAGCACGCTTATTACCAAATGCTGCACCAAGGCACACAAATCGTACCGATCGACTTTATTGCCACAATTGAACATCCGGATATTCCAGAGCCACACAGCACAATTTTGATGGCGAACTTCTTTGCGCAAACCGAAGCGTTTATGCGCGGTAAAAACGAAGCCGAAGTGCGTGCCGAATTGGAAAAATCAGGCATCACAGGCCAAGCGCAAGATGAGCTAGTGCCGCACAAGATTTTCAAAGGCAATCGCCCAACCAACACCATTATGATGCAACGCCTGACGCCACGTCGTCTCGGCGCGCTGATTGCCTTGTACGAGCACAAAATCTTCGTTCAAGGCACGGTATGGAACATTAACTCGTATGACCAATGGGGTGTAGAGTTAGGCAAACAATTAGCCAAGCTGATTGAAGCCGATTTAACGACCCCAGGTCTGACATCAAGTCACGATGCCTCTACAAACGGCTTGATTAACTATTTCAAACGCAATACACCGCGCTAAACCCTTGGCGTAGGCACCCCCTGCGCCATGTAGCTTGGCCAAATAAACCAAGCTCAGTGTGATTTTAAAATAACCCACTCACAAGGTAGATATACGATGGCAGATCAGATTCACGACCATGATCCACAAGAAACCAAAGAATGGCTGGATGCGTTACAAGGCGTTATTGCAGCAGAAGGTGCTGAACGCGCTCATTTCCTCGTGGAAAAACTGGTAGATCAAGCCCGTCAAGACGGTGTGAACATCCCCTACACTGCGACTACGGCGTACATCAACACCATCCCTGCGCACCTGCAAGCTAAGCACCCAGGCAATGCGCACCTTGAAGAACGTATCTTGGCATACACGCGCTGGAATGCGGCAGCAATGGTGGCGAAGGCCAACCGCGACGCAGCTGAGCCAGGTGGTCATATTTCATCGTTTGCTTCTGCCGCTACTTTGTACGATGTGGGTTGGAATCACTTCTGGCATGCTGCGAATGAAAACCACGGCGGTGACTTGGTGTACTTCCAAGGTCATTCTGCGCCAGGTATGTATTCGCGCGCCTTCCTTGAAGGTCGTATCTCTGAAGCGCAACTGAACAAATTCCGTCGTGAAGTCGACGGTGACGGTCTGTCTTCATATCCGCACCCATGGTTGATGCCAGATTTCTGGCAATTCCCAACCGTATCAATGGGTCTGGGCCCATTGATGGCGATCTACCAAGCTCGCTTTATGAAATACCTCGACGACCGCGGCTTTAAACAAAAAGGCGATCGTCACGTTTGGTGTTTCTGCGGTGATGGTGAAATGGACGAGCCAGAATCTCTGGGTGCGATTTCATTGGCTGGCCGTGAAAAACTGGACAATCTGATTTTCGTCATCAACTGCAACTTGCAACGTCTGGACGGTCCAGTGCGCGGTAACGGCAAAATCATCCAAGAACTCGAAGGCGACTTCCGTGGTTCTGGCTGGAACGTGATCAAAGTCGTTTGGGGCTCAGGCTGGGATGCCTTGCTCGCGCAAGACAAGAAAGGTTTGCTGCAAAAACGCATGATGGAAGTCGTTGACGGCGAATACCAGACTTACAAATCGAAAAACGGTGCGTACGTTCGCGAACACTTCTTCGGTAAATATCCAGAATTGCTCGACCTCGTAGCCAGCATGACCGACGACGACATCTGGAAATTGACGCGCGGCGGTAACGATTTATTCAAAGTTTACGCAGCGTACAAAGCAGCGGTTGAGCACAAAGGCCAACCAACGCTGTTGCTCGTTAAAACCGTTAAAGGCTTTGGCGTTGGCGCTGCAGGCGAATCGCAAAACACTGCGCACAACACCAAAAAATTGGGCGATGACGATTTGCTGCATCTTCGTGATCGTTTCCATGTACCACTGACCGACGAAGAAGCCAAAGCGTGCACTTTCTACCGTCCACCAGCGGATAGCCCTGAATACAAATACATGATGGAACGTCGCAGCGCTTTGGGCGGCTTTATTCCATCGCGTAAACCAGTGAACGAACCATTGGAAGTGCCGTCTCTGGACGCATTCAAAGCCTTGCTCGAATCATCGGGCGAGCGCGAAATGTCAACGACGATGGCCTTCGTTCGCTTGCTGAACACCTTGGTGAAAGACAAGCAAATCGGCAAACGCGTAGTGCCTATCGTACCGGATGAGAGCCGTACTTTCGGTATGGAAGGTATGTTCCGTCAATTGGGTATCTGGTCGCACGTGGGTCAGTTGTACGAGCCACAAGATGCCGACCAATTGATGTTCTACAAAGAATCACAAACGGGTCAGATTCTACAAGAAGGTATTAACGAAGCGGGCGCGATGTCAGACTGGATCGCGGCAGCAACGTCGTACGCCAACCACGGCCACACGATGATTCCGTTCTACATCTACTACTCAATGTTCGGTTTCCAACGTATTGGTGACTTGGCTTGGGCTGCCGGCGACTTGCGCGCACGTGGTTTCTTGATTGGCGGTACTGCTGGTCGCACAACATTGAACGGCGAAGGCTTGCAGCACCAAGATGGTCACGGCCATCTGTTTGCTGAATTCGTACCAACTTGCGTGTCATACGATCCAACCTTCGCCTACGAATTGGCCGTAATCGTCCAAGACGGTATGCGTCGTATGTACCAAAACCAAGAGAACATCTACTACTACCTGTCAGTAATGAACGAGAACTACACGCACCCAGCGATGCCTGCAGGTGCTGAGGCCGGCATTATCAAAGGTCTGTACAAGTTCAAACAAGGTGGTGAAGGCAAGCTTAAAGTTCAGTTGATGGGCTCAGGCACGATCTTCCGCGAAGTGATCGCTGCAGCTGATTTGCTGAAAGCAGACTTCGGTGTTGAAGCCGACATCTGGTCAGCGCCAAGCTTTAACGAATTGCGTCGTGACGGGATGGCCGCAACTCGTCACAACTACCTGAACCCAACTGCTGAAGCTCAAGTGCCATACGTGACTGAATGCCTGAAAGGTGCACAAGGTCCAGTGGTTTGCGCGACAGACTACAAACGCACTTACGCTGATCAAATCCGCGAATACGTACCAGGTCGCTACGTGGTTCTGGGTTGCGATGGCTTTGGCCGTTCTGCAAGCCGTGCTGAATTGCGCAGCTTCTTCGAGGTGGATCGCTACCACGTAGCCGTGGCAGCACTGAAAGCCTTGGCCGACGAAGGTCTGTTGCCAGTGGCTAAAGTGGCTGAAGCGATTGCTAAATACGGCATTCGCACCGAGCGCCCAGCGCCTTGGACTGTGTAATTAAAAAGTGAGACACAGCTTGGCTGGGTATATCCACCTAAGCCAAGCTGAACAATTAACGGAAGGGCATACCCTACCCTCACAGGATTTGACCATGAGCAACATTATTGAATTGAAAATCCCAGACATCGGCGGCCACGCGGGTGTAGAAGTTATTGAAGTCTTTGTCAAAGCAGGCGACGTAATCGAGAAAGAGCAATCGTTGATTACTTTGGAAACCGACAAAGCAACGATGGAAGTACCGGCCACCGAAGGCGGCGTGGTGAAAGAAATGCGCATCAAAGTGGGCGACAAAGCCTCAGAAGGCGATGTGGTCTTGATGCTGGAAGTGGGCGCGGCAGCTGCTGCACCAGCGCCAGCCCCAGCAGCAGCACCCGCAGCTGCGCCAGTTGCAGCTGCTCCTGCAGCAGCGGCCACATCGTCAATTGTTGAAGTGCATGTACCGGATATCGGCAACTTCGACGCGGTTGAAGTAATTGAAGTTAACGTCAAAGTCGGCGACACTGTTGCGCTTGACGACGGCCTGATCACACTGGAATCTGACAAAGCCAGCATGGAAGTACCATCGACTGCGGCCGGCGTGGTAGAAAGCATCGCCGTTAAAGTGGGCGACAAAGTCGCACAAGGCGCTTTGGTTCTGACCGTACGTGCTAGCGCAACTGCTGCAGCGCCAGCGGCAGCACCAGTAGCTGCTCCTGCACCTGCAGCAGCGCCAGTTGCGGCGGCTCCAGCCGTGGCAGCTCCGGTTGCTGCGCCAGCGGCAGTCGCATCTGCACCAGCCAAATTTGACGAAGCCAACTTTAACAAAGCGCACGCTTCACCATCAGTACGCAAATTTGCGCGCGAATTGGGCGTGGATTTGAGCAAAGTAGCTGGTAAAGGCCCGAAAGGCCGCATCATGCACGAAGACGTTCAGTCCTTCGTGAAATCAGTGATGACCAGCGCAGTGGCTTCCTCTTTGGCTGCACCAGCAGCGGCCTCATTGGGCGGCGGCTTGGATCTGTTGCCATGGCCAAAAGTTGATTTTGCCAAATTTGGTCCAATCGAAACCAAGCCATTGTCACGCATCAAGAAAATCTCTGGCGCAAACTTGCATCGCAACTGGGTGGTAATCCCGCACGTGACGTTCAACGACGAATGCGATATCACCGAGCTGGAAGAATTCCGCAAGCAAGTAGGTAAAGAGTGGGAAAAATCAGGCCTGAAGATCAGCCCATTGGCGTTCATCATCAAGGCTGCGGCTGAAGCACTGAAAGCGTTCCCAGAAATGAACTCTTCGCTGGATGGCGACAATCTGGTCTTGAAACAGTACTACCACATCGGCTTTGCAGCCGACACGCCAAACGGCTTGGTAGTTCCAGTCATCAAAGACGCGGACAAGAAAGGCCTGAAAGAAATTTGCAAAGAGTTGACCGAATTGTCGCTCGCTGCGCGCGAAGGCAAACTCAAGCCAACCGATATGCAAGGCGCAACGTTCACGATTTCTAGCTTGGGCGGCATCGGCGGAACCAGCTTCACGCCAATCGTGAATGCTCCTGAAGTGGCGATCTTGGGCGTTTGCAAATCGCAAATCAAACCAGTTTGGAACGGCAAAGAATTTGCGCCACGCCTGATGTGCCCATTGTCGCTGTCATTCGATCACCGCGTGATCGACGGTGCGCAAGCTGGCCGCTTCACCGTGTACATGGGCAAATTGCTCAGCGACGTTCGCCGCTTGATTCTCTAATTCTGCGAGGCGTGATGGGCTAGGTATTGCTCTGTAGCTTAATACAGACCTAGCCCCCACCTCATACCCAAGACCTCTCAGGAATAAATGATGAGTAATATTATTGAGTTGAAAGTACCCGATATCGGCGGTCATAACGACGTAGCGATTATCGAGTTGTTTGTCAAAGTCGGCGACACCGTTGCAGTCGAAGAAAGTCTGATTACGCTGGAAACCGATAAAGCGACAATGGAAGTGCCAGCAACGCACGCTGGC from Chitinibacter sp. SCUT-21 encodes the following:
- the aceF gene encoding dihydrolipoyllysine-residue acetyltransferase, encoding MSNIIELKIPDIGGHAGVEVIEVFVKAGDVIEKEQSLITLETDKATMEVPATEGGVVKEMRIKVGDKASEGDVVLMLEVGAAAAAPAPAPAAAPAAAPVAAAPAAAATSSIVEVHVPDIGNFDAVEVIEVNVKVGDTVALDDGLITLESDKASMEVPSTAAGVVESIAVKVGDKVAQGALVLTVRASATAAAPAAAPVAAPAPAAAPVAAAPAVAAPVAAPAAVASAPAKFDEANFNKAHASPSVRKFARELGVDLSKVAGKGPKGRIMHEDVQSFVKSVMTSAVASSLAAPAAASLGGGLDLLPWPKVDFAKFGPIETKPLSRIKKISGANLHRNWVVIPHVTFNDECDITELEEFRKQVGKEWEKSGLKISPLAFIIKAAAEALKAFPEMNSSLDGDNLVLKQYYHIGFAADTPNGLVVPVIKDADKKGLKEICKELTELSLAAREGKLKPTDMQGATFTISSLGGIGGTSFTPIVNAPEVAILGVCKSQIKPVWNGKEFAPRLMCPLSLSFDHRVIDGAQAGRFTVYMGKLLSDVRRLIL
- the aceE gene encoding pyruvate dehydrogenase (acetyl-transferring), homodimeric type — its product is MADQIHDHDPQETKEWLDALQGVIAAEGAERAHFLVEKLVDQARQDGVNIPYTATTAYINTIPAHLQAKHPGNAHLEERILAYTRWNAAAMVAKANRDAAEPGGHISSFASAATLYDVGWNHFWHAANENHGGDLVYFQGHSAPGMYSRAFLEGRISEAQLNKFRREVDGDGLSSYPHPWLMPDFWQFPTVSMGLGPLMAIYQARFMKYLDDRGFKQKGDRHVWCFCGDGEMDEPESLGAISLAGREKLDNLIFVINCNLQRLDGPVRGNGKIIQELEGDFRGSGWNVIKVVWGSGWDALLAQDKKGLLQKRMMEVVDGEYQTYKSKNGAYVREHFFGKYPELLDLVASMTDDDIWKLTRGGNDLFKVYAAYKAAVEHKGQPTLLLVKTVKGFGVGAAGESQNTAHNTKKLGDDDLLHLRDRFHVPLTDEEAKACTFYRPPADSPEYKYMMERRSALGGFIPSRKPVNEPLEVPSLDAFKALLESSGEREMSTTMAFVRLLNTLVKDKQIGKRVVPIVPDESRTFGMEGMFRQLGIWSHVGQLYEPQDADQLMFYKESQTGQILQEGINEAGAMSDWIAAATSYANHGHTMIPFYIYYSMFGFQRIGDLAWAAGDLRARGFLIGGTAGRTTLNGEGLQHQDGHGHLFAEFVPTCVSYDPTFAYELAVIVQDGMRRMYQNQENIYYYLSVMNENYTHPAMPAGAEAGIIKGLYKFKQGGEGKLKVQLMGSGTIFREVIAAADLLKADFGVEADIWSAPSFNELRRDGMAATRHNYLNPTAEAQVPYVTECLKGAQGPVVCATDYKRTYADQIREYVPGRYVVLGCDGFGRSASRAELRSFFEVDRYHVAVAALKALADEGLLPVAKVAEAIAKYGIRTERPAPWTV
- the pgi gene encoding glucose-6-phosphate isomerase gives rise to the protein MSNLTSSPAWQALTEHFKEVESLHMRDLFQNDPHRFEKFSLETGGLFFDYSKNRITEKTMQLLFDLARQSGVKERIEKMFSGEKINITENRAVLHTALRNLDHNPIVVDGEDVMPKVNAVKEQIGIFSDKVRSGEWQGYTGKPITDIVNIGIGGSDLGPLMVCQSLKEYGHARLTMHFVSTVDGDQIVSTLKKLNPETTLFIIASKTFTTQETITNARTARAWFLNTANDEKHIAKHFVAVSTNSKAVAEFGIDTNNMFEFWDWVGGRYSLWSAIGLPIAIYLGKHNYQDLLHGAYTMDQHFRGKPLEQNVPVIMAMLGIWYGNFFGANTHLVSPYNQCMSRFPAYLQQLDMESNGKTVDLQGKRVDYATGPVVWGDAGINGQHAYYQMLHQGTQIVPIDFIATIEHPDIPEPHSTILMANFFAQTEAFMRGKNEAEVRAELEKSGITGQAQDELVPHKIFKGNRPTNTIMMQRLTPRRLGALIALYEHKIFVQGTVWNINSYDQWGVELGKQLAKLIEADLTTPGLTSSHDASTNGLINYFKRNTPR